A stretch of the Archangium violaceum genome encodes the following:
- a CDS encoding 3'-5' exoribonuclease YhaM family protein: MTTDNQADNAPTSSPTDASVETVRKVYAKDLREKDSVNTVFRVTKKDRVTARSGKVFLSVVLVDKSGEIDARVFDKVEALEPAFATGDYVLVRGNVIAFHGKVQVVIESLERLDPEPLDPKEFEPPAAPAPAPAEQAPAPKAAAPAREPREERRNEEQAAPRTGGEGHGGARAVGQIREIITERVNDPHVKALLLAFLDDPQIAAGLPQAPAAKGVHHAYRGGLADHLLSVMRLTLRVADHYPMADRDLLLAGAFLHDVMKVAEISPEKGFEYTDEGKLVGHLVMTAQKIREKTLSLPNFPPLLEQHLTHIVLSHHGRLEYGSPKLPVTIEAHIVHALDSLDSRIASWVEAMQRDPNDKWTENLRLYERSLWKGPVPTARGRAPVEGGGRKKFKEKKPKERPEKTAGEAAPSQRPEKAERQEKQREPRPPREPREPREAREPREPKPPREPVSVPKELTFKPFSVLTAKTEPANKPEGGSDSEG; the protein is encoded by the coding sequence ATGACGACCGACAATCAGGCCGACAACGCCCCCACTTCCTCCCCCACTGATGCCTCCGTGGAGACGGTGCGCAAGGTGTACGCGAAGGACCTGCGCGAGAAGGACTCCGTCAACACCGTCTTCCGCGTCACGAAGAAGGACCGCGTCACCGCGCGCAGCGGCAAGGTGTTCCTCTCCGTGGTGCTCGTCGACAAGAGCGGAGAGATCGACGCCCGCGTCTTCGACAAGGTCGAGGCCCTCGAGCCCGCCTTCGCCACCGGTGACTACGTCCTCGTCCGTGGCAATGTCATCGCCTTCCACGGCAAGGTGCAGGTGGTCATCGAGTCCCTCGAGCGGCTGGACCCCGAGCCGTTGGATCCCAAGGAGTTCGAGCCCCCGGCGGCGCCCGCCCCCGCCCCCGCCGAGCAGGCCCCCGCGCCCAAGGCCGCCGCTCCCGCCCGCGAGCCCCGTGAGGAGCGCCGGAACGAGGAGCAGGCCGCGCCCAGGACGGGTGGCGAGGGCCACGGAGGCGCCCGCGCCGTGGGGCAGATCCGTGAAATCATCACCGAGCGCGTGAACGATCCCCACGTGAAGGCGCTGCTGCTGGCCTTCCTGGATGATCCGCAGATCGCCGCGGGCCTCCCGCAAGCGCCGGCCGCCAAGGGCGTGCACCATGCCTACCGCGGCGGACTGGCCGACCACCTGCTCTCCGTGATGCGGCTCACCCTGCGCGTGGCGGACCACTACCCCATGGCGGACCGTGACCTGCTGCTCGCCGGCGCCTTCCTCCATGACGTGATGAAGGTCGCGGAGATCTCCCCGGAGAAGGGCTTCGAGTACACCGACGAGGGCAAGCTGGTGGGCCACCTCGTCATGACGGCGCAGAAGATCCGCGAGAAGACGCTCTCCCTGCCCAACTTCCCGCCCCTGCTCGAGCAGCACCTCACCCACATCGTCCTCTCGCACCACGGGCGTCTGGAGTACGGCTCGCCCAAGCTGCCGGTGACGATCGAGGCCCATATCGTCCACGCGCTGGACTCGCTGGACTCGCGCATCGCCTCGTGGGTGGAGGCCATGCAGCGCGACCCCAACGACAAGTGGACGGAGAACCTGCGGCTCTACGAGCGCTCGCTCTGGAAGGGCCCTGTGCCCACGGCGCGGGGCCGGGCGCCCGTGGAGGGAGGCGGCCGCAAGAAGTTCAAGGAGAAGAAGCCCAAGGAGCGGCCGGAGAAGACCGCGGGCGAGGCAGCGCCGTCGCAGCGGCCCGAGAAGGCCGAGCGGCAGGAGAAGCAGCGCGAGCCCAGGCCGCCTCGCGAGCCTCGGGAGCCTCGCGAGGCCCGGGAGCCTCGCGAGCCCAAGCCGCCGCGCGAGCCGGTGAGCGTCCCCAAGGAGCTGACGTTCAAACCCTTCAGCGTGCTGACGGCGAAGACGGAGCCCGCCAACAAGCCCGAGGGGGGCTCTGACTCGGAAGGCTGA
- a CDS encoding HD domain-containing phosphohydrolase, translating to MAKKLGERLVEAGLVTTDAIQKALEHQKITGHRLGDCLVEIGLLQEAALLRFLAAEFQTRFVSAEKLAKARIPTEVLDKVPVRLAEAQNVLPLAIDPERKLLSVVAAEPQNKKLMDEIALVTGLSEVYAYVGLRSTIAAAIRKHYYGDPTAFASLEVVTAQIRADVSTMASAYESTTGPAPRSSLQLRLETDARLRIQRPGPPARPNTSRSDVLQGSRGTVTDKDYIETLSILVTMQERERKHHRGHSAQVSRQAAVVAKRLGMPPRDVAAVAIAGFLHDLGKPAERHFCLASNAMNPEWMAEAKRYSRVPVKLFESVHLPVQVNTMLAQLYEAYDGSGTPQGAKGDDITLGARILATVDSFLELTKNPANAYGKVLTKEQALEHLLENSGKLYDPLVADIVMRVQSGELLRQRIANDGRQILVVEPEEGTRTDLLESCQKKGLVVHALSLLEGAYDALVYQDCDVLVVGLKFGLDEVLGLLQAVRASPEHAGLPVVVLGDPDPGTRERLMMGGATAVLAPTAPDEAAKTIRVLYDDRILHNGPARVVRGSLDEMPAQELLKMLGAGKKSGRLYLKQNAHEGFLHMEQGKLVYATVAGLNGEQAMQTLLSFQQADFRYDPDALLLDVPQMDKELQLVAQQATTRRPTTTTAAV from the coding sequence ATGGCGAAGAAACTCGGGGAGCGGCTCGTCGAGGCGGGACTCGTCACGACGGACGCCATCCAGAAGGCGCTGGAGCACCAGAAGATCACCGGCCACCGGCTGGGGGACTGTCTGGTGGAGATCGGCCTGCTCCAGGAGGCGGCGTTGCTGCGCTTCCTGGCGGCCGAGTTCCAGACTCGCTTCGTCTCCGCGGAGAAGCTGGCCAAGGCCCGCATTCCCACGGAGGTGCTGGACAAGGTGCCGGTGCGGCTGGCGGAGGCGCAGAACGTGCTTCCGCTGGCGATCGACCCGGAGCGCAAGCTGCTGTCGGTGGTGGCGGCCGAGCCGCAGAACAAGAAGCTGATGGACGAGATCGCCCTGGTGACGGGGCTCTCCGAGGTCTACGCGTACGTGGGCCTGCGCAGCACCATCGCCGCCGCCATCCGGAAGCACTACTACGGAGACCCCACGGCCTTCGCGTCGCTGGAGGTGGTGACCGCCCAGATCCGGGCGGATGTGTCCACCATGGCCAGCGCGTACGAGAGCACCACGGGGCCGGCCCCGAGGAGCAGCCTCCAGCTCCGCCTGGAGACGGACGCCCGGCTGCGGATCCAACGCCCGGGCCCACCAGCGCGGCCCAATACGTCCCGCAGCGATGTGCTCCAGGGCTCGCGCGGGACGGTGACGGACAAGGACTACATCGAGACGCTGAGCATCCTGGTGACGATGCAGGAGCGCGAGCGCAAGCACCACCGGGGCCACTCGGCGCAGGTGTCGCGGCAGGCGGCGGTGGTGGCCAAACGCCTGGGGATGCCGCCCCGGGACGTGGCGGCGGTGGCCATCGCGGGCTTCCTGCACGACCTGGGAAAGCCGGCCGAGCGGCACTTCTGCCTGGCCAGCAACGCGATGAATCCGGAGTGGATGGCCGAAGCCAAGCGCTACAGCCGGGTGCCGGTGAAGCTCTTCGAGTCGGTGCACCTGCCGGTGCAGGTGAACACCATGCTCGCGCAGCTCTACGAGGCCTACGACGGCTCGGGGACGCCGCAGGGAGCCAAGGGCGACGACATCACCCTGGGCGCGCGCATCCTGGCGACGGTGGACAGCTTCCTGGAGCTGACGAAGAACCCGGCCAATGCGTACGGGAAGGTGCTGACCAAGGAGCAGGCGCTCGAACACCTGCTCGAGAACTCGGGCAAGCTGTACGACCCGCTGGTGGCGGACATCGTCATGAGGGTGCAGAGCGGCGAGCTGCTGCGCCAACGCATCGCCAATGACGGGCGGCAGATCCTCGTCGTCGAGCCGGAAGAAGGCACGCGTACGGACTTGCTGGAGTCCTGCCAGAAGAAGGGCCTGGTGGTGCACGCGCTCTCACTGCTGGAAGGGGCGTACGACGCGCTGGTGTACCAGGACTGCGACGTACTGGTGGTGGGGCTGAAGTTCGGGCTGGACGAGGTGCTCGGGCTGCTCCAGGCGGTGCGCGCCTCACCGGAGCACGCGGGGCTACCGGTGGTAGTGCTCGGAGATCCGGACCCGGGCACGCGCGAGCGGCTGATGATGGGCGGAGCCACGGCGGTGCTGGCTCCCACGGCGCCGGACGAGGCGGCGAAGACGATCCGCGTCCTGTACGACGATCGCATCCTGCACAACGGCCCCGCACGAGTGGTGCGAGGGAGCCTGGACGAGATGCCCGCGCAGGAGCTGCTCAAGATGCTGGGAGCGGGCAAGAAGTCGGGGCGGCTGTACCTGAAGCAGAACGCCCACGAGGGCTTCCTGCACATGGAGCAGGGCAAGCTCGTCTACGCGACCGTCGCGGGACTGAACGGCGAGCAGGCGATGCAGACGCTGCTGAGCTTCCAGCAGGCGGACTTCCGCTACGATCCGGACGCGCTGTTGCTGGACGTGCCGCAGATGGACAAGGAGCTGCAGCTCGTTGCCCAGCAGGCCACGACACGAAGGCCCACGACGACCACGGCCGCCGTATAA
- a CDS encoding TatD family hydrolase: MRLVDSHCHFDRAESAQVTAALERARAAGLVHAVIVGQFQGPGDWGIALEVAAAHPDFLTPTLGIHPHEAARATEADLEHLERTCARPEIHAVGEAGLDYYYDHSPRDVQAQVFRRQCALAKRLGKPLVVHVRDAHGDCEAILKEEGVSRGVIHCFTGDTDAARRYLELGFMLSLSGVVTYKKTQALQDAVRFAPLDRLMVETDSPYLAPVPYRGKKNEPSYVVETARKVAELKGVTLEQVAEVTTANAAALFGFTV, translated from the coding sequence ATGAGGCTCGTTGATTCCCACTGCCACTTCGATCGCGCCGAGTCCGCGCAGGTGACCGCCGCGCTGGAGCGCGCCCGCGCCGCCGGGTTGGTTCATGCCGTCATCGTCGGCCAGTTCCAGGGCCCCGGAGACTGGGGCATCGCCCTGGAGGTCGCCGCCGCTCATCCCGACTTTCTCACGCCCACGCTCGGCATCCATCCGCACGAGGCGGCTCGCGCCACCGAGGCGGACCTCGAGCACCTGGAGCGCACGTGTGCCCGCCCGGAGATCCACGCCGTGGGCGAGGCGGGGCTCGATTACTACTACGATCACTCTCCCCGGGACGTGCAGGCACAGGTGTTCCGGAGGCAGTGCGCGCTGGCGAAGCGGCTCGGCAAGCCGCTCGTGGTGCATGTGCGGGACGCGCATGGCGACTGCGAGGCCATCCTGAAGGAAGAGGGCGTGAGCCGCGGCGTCATCCACTGCTTCACCGGGGACACCGACGCGGCCCGGCGCTACCTGGAGCTGGGCTTCATGCTGTCGCTGTCCGGCGTCGTCACCTACAAGAAGACCCAGGCGCTCCAGGACGCCGTGCGCTTCGCTCCCCTGGACCGGCTGATGGTGGAGACGGACAGCCCGTATCTGGCTCCTGTTCCCTACCGGGGCAAGAAGAACGAGCCCTCGTATGTCGTCGAGACGGCCAGGAAGGTCGCCGAATTGAAGGGTGTGACCCTCGAGCAGGTGGCCGAGGTGACCACGGCCAACGCGGCGGCGCTGTTCGGGTTCACCGTGTGA
- a CDS encoding HEAT repeat domain-containing protein, with protein sequence MTDWWVERDRALLTLERERDPGKRAEAAEFLFHLAAEDASRAPELSEALTRLLADKQVAVRRTGVGMATAVLSAEELPGFLAGQLADEESLVRLEAAGRLADLARPDCRGTLAQALEDPVFEVRFEAARGMAALKHPAGLDVLVEALNEDLLRFRALGALAELGDARALPAVQRLFRRWMLPAFDRTQAAGVLAKLGDPEGAGWLLKRTERRRWNWAQDRALAVELCGEVKAPGAIERLHAILSDPKDDCRGAAARGLGRLGDPKALPWLLSLLDEPGVHEDYRLDAAEGLWLLGVPEGRDRVRAVLPAFSAEARAELSELIEEMP encoded by the coding sequence GTGACGGACTGGTGGGTCGAACGGGACCGGGCCCTTCTCACCCTCGAGCGGGAGAGGGACCCCGGCAAGCGCGCCGAGGCGGCGGAGTTCCTCTTCCATCTGGCCGCCGAGGACGCCTCTCGCGCGCCCGAGCTCTCCGAGGCGCTCACGCGGCTGCTCGCCGACAAGCAGGTGGCCGTGCGCCGCACCGGCGTGGGCATGGCCACCGCGGTGCTGTCCGCCGAGGAGCTTCCCGGGTTCCTCGCCGGGCAACTCGCCGACGAGGAGAGCCTGGTGCGTCTGGAGGCCGCCGGACGCCTCGCCGATCTCGCCCGGCCCGACTGTCGCGGCACGTTGGCCCAGGCCCTCGAGGATCCCGTCTTCGAGGTCCGCTTCGAGGCCGCTCGCGGCATGGCCGCCCTCAAGCACCCGGCCGGACTGGACGTGCTCGTCGAAGCGCTCAATGAGGATCTGCTGCGCTTCCGTGCGCTCGGGGCACTCGCCGAGCTGGGGGATGCGCGTGCGCTGCCCGCCGTTCAGCGTCTGTTCCGCCGTTGGATGTTGCCCGCCTTCGACCGCACCCAGGCGGCCGGCGTGCTCGCGAAGCTGGGCGATCCCGAGGGGGCCGGCTGGCTCCTCAAGCGGACCGAGCGGCGGCGGTGGAACTGGGCCCAGGACCGGGCCCTCGCCGTGGAGCTATGTGGCGAGGTGAAGGCCCCGGGCGCCATCGAGCGGCTGCACGCGATCCTCTCCGATCCCAAGGACGATTGCCGGGGCGCGGCGGCGCGTGGGCTGGGCCGATTGGGTGACCCGAAGGCCCTGCCGTGGTTGCTGTCCCTGCTCGACGAGCCCGGGGTCCACGAGGACTACCGGCTCGATGCCGCCGAGGGCCTGTGGCTGCTCGGCGTTCCCGAGGGCCGTGACCGGGTGCGCGCGGTATTGCCCGCGTTCTCCGCCGAGGCCCGTGCCGAGCTCTCCGAGCTCATCGAGGAAATGCCATGA
- the metG gene encoding methionine--tRNA ligase — MAERILVTSALPYANGPIHLGHMVEYIQTDIYVRFQRSCGKDVVYFCADDTHGTPIELNAAKHGLKPEEFIARFYEAHQADFREFGVQFDYFHSTNSPENKHYAELIYGRLKEHGDIEKRDVEQAYCEVDKRFLPDRFIKGTCPNCKAADQYGDACEKCGKAYAPTDLIEPRCALCNTPPVRRKSPHLFFKLSNHAGFLQETLRKPDFLHQGLATQLQGFFEQGLADWDISRDGPYFGFPIPGETDKYFYVWLDAPIGYIATTEKWAQTTGKAKSALDYWAEGSDARIVHFIGKDIVYFHALFWPAVLKVAGLKRPDAIKVHGHLTLNGEKMSKTRGTLIAARAYLEHLDPSYLRYFYAATLGSGIEDIDLSLKDFRLRVNGELVNNIGNLANRSLSMLAGAVLEKRLAPATKEGPGKALVEAALARVPEVREAFEKLEYRNAIRIITEISQTANGFLQNAAPWAKVKTDPEAARADLSDAAEVAYLLGALLSPVIPRVTEKLFAQLNAPPLTFEALATARYPLLDRSRPVGTPEPLLPRLEEDRVNAILGQPPAAAEPAKEGKKKASEPKPAEAKAPEAKPAEAAPGEIEIGDFAKVVLKVGKILAAERVPKADKLLKLTVDLGEEQPRTICSGIAEAFQPEQVQGRKVVVVANLKPRMLRGIESRGMILTAGPGGKDLSLLDPGDMPPGSEVK, encoded by the coding sequence ATGGCGGAGAGAATCCTCGTCACCAGCGCGCTACCGTACGCCAACGGCCCCATCCATCTGGGCCACATGGTCGAGTACATCCAGACCGACATCTACGTGCGCTTCCAGCGCTCCTGCGGCAAGGACGTCGTCTACTTCTGTGCCGACGACACCCACGGCACGCCCATCGAGCTGAACGCCGCGAAGCACGGCCTCAAGCCCGAGGAGTTCATCGCGCGCTTCTACGAGGCGCATCAGGCGGACTTCCGCGAGTTCGGCGTCCAGTTCGACTACTTCCACTCCACCAACTCGCCCGAGAACAAGCACTACGCCGAGCTCATCTACGGGCGGCTGAAGGAGCACGGGGACATCGAGAAGCGCGACGTCGAGCAGGCCTACTGCGAGGTGGACAAGCGTTTCCTCCCGGATCGCTTCATCAAGGGCACCTGTCCCAACTGCAAGGCGGCCGACCAATACGGCGACGCCTGTGAGAAGTGTGGCAAGGCCTACGCCCCCACGGACCTCATCGAGCCCCGGTGCGCCCTGTGCAACACGCCTCCGGTGCGCCGCAAGTCCCCGCATCTCTTCTTCAAGCTGTCGAACCACGCGGGCTTCCTGCAGGAGACGCTGCGCAAGCCGGACTTCCTCCACCAGGGCCTCGCCACCCAGCTCCAGGGCTTCTTCGAGCAGGGTCTGGCGGACTGGGACATCAGCCGCGACGGTCCGTACTTCGGTTTCCCCATCCCGGGTGAGACGGACAAGTACTTCTACGTCTGGCTGGACGCCCCCATCGGCTACATCGCCACCACGGAGAAGTGGGCCCAGACGACGGGCAAGGCGAAGAGCGCCCTGGACTACTGGGCCGAGGGCAGCGATGCCCGCATCGTCCACTTCATCGGCAAGGACATCGTCTACTTCCACGCGCTCTTCTGGCCCGCCGTCCTCAAGGTGGCCGGTCTCAAGCGGCCCGATGCGATCAAGGTGCACGGCCACCTCACCCTCAACGGGGAGAAGATGTCGAAGACGCGGGGCACCCTCATCGCCGCGCGCGCCTACCTGGAGCACCTGGACCCGAGCTACCTGCGCTACTTCTACGCCGCCACGCTCGGCTCGGGCATCGAGGACATCGACCTGAGCCTCAAGGACTTCCGCCTCCGGGTGAACGGCGAGCTGGTGAACAACATCGGCAACCTGGCCAACCGCAGCCTGTCCATGCTCGCGGGCGCGGTGCTGGAGAAGCGGCTCGCTCCCGCCACGAAGGAGGGTCCCGGCAAGGCGCTGGTGGAGGCCGCGCTCGCCCGCGTCCCCGAGGTGCGCGAGGCCTTCGAGAAGCTCGAGTACCGCAACGCCATCCGCATCATCACGGAAATCTCCCAGACGGCGAACGGCTTCCTCCAGAACGCGGCCCCCTGGGCCAAGGTGAAGACGGATCCCGAGGCCGCTCGCGCCGACCTGAGCGACGCCGCCGAGGTGGCCTATCTGCTCGGTGCGCTGCTCTCGCCGGTGATTCCGCGCGTGACGGAGAAGCTCTTCGCGCAGCTCAACGCGCCGCCGCTCACCTTCGAGGCGCTCGCCACCGCGCGCTACCCGCTGCTCGACCGCAGCCGGCCCGTGGGTACCCCCGAGCCGCTCCTGCCGCGTCTGGAGGAGGACCGCGTCAACGCCATCCTCGGCCAGCCTCCCGCCGCCGCCGAGCCGGCCAAGGAGGGCAAGAAGAAGGCCTCCGAGCCCAAGCCCGCCGAGGCCAAGGCCCCCGAGGCGAAGCCCGCCGAGGCCGCGCCGGGAGAGATCGAGATTGGCGACTTCGCCAAGGTGGTGCTCAAGGTGGGCAAGATTCTCGCCGCCGAGCGCGTGCCCAAGGCGGACAAGTTGCTGAAGCTCACCGTGGACCTGGGCGAGGAGCAGCCGCGCACCATCTGCTCCGGCATCGCCGAGGCCTTCCAGCCCGAGCAGGTGCAGGGCCGCAAGGTGGTGGTGGTGGCCAACCTCAAGCCGCGCATGCTGCGTGGCATCGAGTCGCGCGGGATGATTCTGACCGCGGGCCCCGGTGGCAAGGACCTGTCCCTGTTGGACCCGGGTGACATGCCTCCCGGCTCCGAGGTGAAGTGA
- a CDS encoding NRDE family protein: MCTIVILRHIHPDYPLVLAANRDELYARPAAGPQLLSPAPRIVGGRDLERQGTWMGLTDGGFFVGLTNQRGSANLTRAPRSRGEVVLRALEAGGVEGAERYLAGLDPREYNPFNLLYGDAGVLRVAYARPDSERMRLEDVPPGIHVLPNDVLDCAAMPKVARARKLAERAARQPWPEAVRTLQALLADHVLPERAPELLPEEEGLPEIHERLRQYQALCIHTPGYGTRSSAIVALTPGRVAHYLAADVSPCQGPYRDVTPLLYPR, from the coding sequence ATGTGCACCATCGTCATCCTCCGCCACATCCACCCCGACTACCCGCTCGTGCTGGCCGCCAACCGCGATGAGCTGTATGCCCGCCCGGCCGCCGGTCCCCAGCTCCTGTCCCCCGCTCCCCGAATCGTCGGAGGACGCGACCTGGAGCGGCAGGGCACGTGGATGGGGTTGACGGACGGCGGTTTCTTCGTGGGTCTGACGAACCAACGGGGTTCCGCGAACCTGACGCGGGCGCCACGCTCCCGGGGAGAGGTGGTCCTGCGCGCCCTGGAAGCCGGTGGCGTGGAGGGGGCCGAGCGCTACCTCGCGGGGCTGGATCCCCGGGAGTACAACCCCTTCAACCTGCTCTACGGTGACGCCGGGGTGCTCCGGGTGGCCTATGCCCGGCCGGATTCGGAGCGAATGCGCCTCGAGGACGTGCCCCCGGGCATCCACGTCCTGCCCAACGACGTCCTCGACTGCGCGGCCATGCCCAAGGTGGCGAGGGCTCGGAAGCTCGCGGAGAGAGCGGCACGGCAGCCCTGGCCCGAGGCCGTGCGGACACTCCAGGCCCTGCTGGCGGACCACGTGCTGCCGGAGCGCGCGCCGGAGCTCCTCCCCGAGGAAGAGGGCCTTCCCGAGATTCACGAGCGCCTGCGCCAGTACCAGGCGCTGTGCATCCATACGCCAGGATATGGGACCCGCTCGTCGGCCATCGTCGCGCTGACGCCTGGACGGGTGGCCCACTACCTGGCAGCCGATGTCTCCCCATGCCAGGGGCCGTATCGAGACGTCACGCCCCTGCTCTACCCCCGGTGA
- a CDS encoding NAD(P)/FAD-dependent oxidoreductase, translated as MSSSARRYGHAVVIGSSMAGLVNARVLADHFEKVTVLERDERPAGPEPRKGAPQGQHVHLLLEAGKRVLEELFPGLTRETQDSGMNVIDSSRDMAWQHFGVWKVRVPSGIESVLCTRPYLEWNVFQRVKALPQVEIRENVTVEALCTDAERKRVTGVKVRGPGGEETLEADLVVDASGRGTRSPRWLEELGYGRPEEEKIGIDLAYTSRLYKRPAGFRDDWKLLVQYPRAPDGWRAGFISHVEGDRWIVSVNGYFGDHAPTDDKGFLEFARSLPRPGLYDYIQDAEPLTAPVTHKIPTSRWLHYERLSRFPERLIVTGDAVCAFNPIFGQGMTTASLGAKMLGELLTGKEPHTPGELSGVSERFRRKLPGILRIPWFMTSVMDMHYPQTTGARPPGVGVLHWFFGRLIELTSVDANVYHQFLRVLHMRDGLESLLQPGMALPLLAYGAKSLFVPLAERANVHRMPQA; from the coding sequence ATGAGCAGCAGCGCACGGAGGTACGGGCATGCCGTAGTCATCGGCAGCAGCATGGCGGGGCTGGTGAATGCCCGGGTCCTGGCGGACCACTTCGAGAAGGTGACGGTGCTCGAACGGGACGAGCGTCCCGCGGGTCCGGAGCCACGCAAGGGCGCCCCCCAGGGCCAACACGTCCATCTGTTGCTGGAGGCCGGAAAGCGGGTGCTGGAGGAGCTCTTCCCTGGCCTGACGCGAGAGACGCAGGACTCGGGCATGAACGTCATCGACTCGAGCCGGGACATGGCCTGGCAGCACTTCGGCGTGTGGAAGGTACGCGTCCCGAGCGGCATCGAGTCCGTGCTGTGCACCCGTCCCTACCTGGAATGGAACGTGTTCCAGCGGGTGAAGGCACTGCCCCAGGTGGAGATCCGGGAGAACGTCACCGTCGAGGCGCTGTGCACCGACGCGGAGAGGAAACGCGTCACCGGGGTGAAGGTGAGGGGGCCGGGCGGCGAGGAGACGCTGGAGGCGGACCTGGTGGTGGACGCGAGCGGCCGGGGAACGCGCTCGCCCCGGTGGCTGGAGGAGCTGGGCTACGGTCGGCCCGAGGAGGAGAAGATCGGCATCGACCTGGCGTACACGAGCCGGCTCTACAAGCGGCCCGCGGGCTTCCGGGACGACTGGAAGCTGCTGGTGCAGTACCCGCGCGCGCCGGACGGATGGCGGGCGGGGTTCATCTCGCACGTGGAGGGCGATCGCTGGATCGTCAGCGTGAACGGGTACTTCGGCGACCACGCGCCCACGGATGACAAGGGGTTCCTGGAGTTCGCCCGCTCCCTACCGCGGCCGGGCCTCTACGATTACATCCAGGACGCCGAGCCGCTGACGGCCCCGGTCACCCACAAGATTCCAACGAGCCGGTGGCTGCATTACGAGCGGTTGTCGCGCTTCCCCGAGCGGCTCATCGTCACGGGCGATGCCGTGTGCGCCTTCAACCCCATCTTCGGCCAGGGGATGACGACGGCCAGCCTGGGCGCGAAGATGCTGGGAGAGCTCCTCACCGGAAAGGAGCCGCACACTCCCGGAGAGCTGAGCGGGGTCTCGGAGCGGTTCCGCCGGAAGCTGCCCGGCATCCTCCGCATCCCCTGGTTCATGACGTCCGTCATGGACATGCACTACCCGCAGACGACGGGTGCACGACCTCCCGGAGTGGGGGTCCTGCACTGGTTCTTCGGCCGGCTCATCGAGCTGACCTCGGTGGACGCGAACGTCTACCACCAGTTCCTGCGGGTGCTGCACATGCGCGACGGCCTGGAATCGCTGCTCCAGCCGGGGATGGCGCTGCCGTTGCTCGCCTACG